A genome region from Tenebrio molitor chromosome 4, icTenMoli1.1, whole genome shotgun sequence includes the following:
- the Kif3C gene encoding osmotic avoidance abnormal protein 3 isoform X3: MAENVKVIVRCRPMNKKEQDMNCQCVVKMRNCVVETWDPSEGPSFPKQFTFDSTYDQDSTTEAIYNDICYPLVESVLEGYNATIFVYGQTGCGKSHTMEGHKSDSPEKGVISRAFEHIFEAISVTTGVKYLALISYLEIYNEQIRDLLLPNDKITACALNLKESPTEGVTVPGLTSHPVHNASECEHFLSLGSKNRIIGATLMNQNSSRSHSIFTISIEQITNINNNESLRKGKLNLVDLAGSERQAKTGATGDRLKEATKINLSLSALGNVISALVDGKAKHIPYRDSKLTRLLQDSLGGNTRTLMIACVSPSSRDYVETLSTLRYANRAKNIHNKPIVNEDPKDTMLRQYQEEIERLKNLLGNQQLKIEEVSVVEEEEPPDLDARRDRLIQEYQQEMEKLKNLHENEKHEKENVLKQIQSIKEEYEQNIQKLNSDIQEKTQKELCSKEEILGRIEALKKAMIGGEKANDQELSERRKRKKMAAERRASVIAHLLAKIDMNEDREILHNQYKDISQELNLKTEALRRYRHKVKSLEKEISDIQSEFETERQDYLETIRKQDQNIKLLSQVAEKMASTMKKECNYSDLETIKEEAVWLEESQRYKLPEVITPRTKLPPPGQNHNRMSAGELEKLEKSEKEDIIGSYFAPTTKRAAELLSQSSRLDANRVFNTWRGSVTFTDFARRNKPKSTEDHEGGRPGRPPNLSGSFNNLWLNGAEGTSRKPLRLEALPNIDSHRSRNQRLNSLDFL, encoded by the exons ATGGCGGAGAACGTGAAAGTCATCGTGAGATGTCGTCCCATGAACAAGAAGGAGCAAGACATGAACTGTCAATGCGTGGTGAAGATGAGGAACTGCGTGGTGGAGACGTGGGACCCCAGCGAGGGGCCCTCCTTCCCCAAGCAGTTCACGTTCGACTCCACCTACGACCAGGACTCCACCACCGAAGCGATCTACAACGACATCTGCTACCCTCTAGTCGAG AGCGTCCTGGAGGGCTACAACGCCACCATCTTCGTCTACGGCCAGACGGGTTGCGGCAAGTCGCACACCATGGAGGGCCACAAATCGGACAGCCCCGAGAAGGGCGTCATCTCGCGCGCCTTCGAGCACATCTTCGAGGCCATCTCCGTCACCACCGGTGTCAAATACCTCGCCCTCATCAGCTACCTGGAGATCTACAACGAGCAGATCAGAGACTTGCTTTTGCCCAACGACAAGATCACCGCCTGCGCGCTCAACCTGAAGGAGAGCCCCACCGAAGGGGTCACCGTCCCTGGACTGACCTCCCACCCGGTGCACAACGCCTCCGAATGCGAACACTTCCTCAGCCTGGGCTCGAAGAACCGCATAATCGGGGCCACCCTCATGAACCAGAACAGCTCCAGGTCGCACAGCATCTTCACCATAAGCATCGAGCAGATCACCAACATCAACAACAACGAGAGCCTGAGGAAGGGGAAGTTGAACCTGGTGGACCTGGCGGGGTCGGAGAGGCAGGCGAAGACTGGAGCCACCGGGGACAGGCTGAAGGAGGCGACTAAGATAAATCTGTCTTTGAGTGCTTTGGGCAACGTTATTTCGGCGCTGGTGGACGGGAAAGCGAAGCACATCCCGTACAGAGACTCCAAGTTGACGAGGCTTCTTCAGGACTCTCTTGGAGGCAACACGAGGACGTTGATGATCGCGTGCGTCAGTCCTTCGAGTAGGGATTATGTGGAGACGTTGTCGACGTTGAGGTATGCCAACAGGGCGAAGAATATCCACAACAAGCCCATAGTGAACGAAGATCCGAAGGACACCATGTTGCGTCAGTACCAGGAGGAGATTGAGCGGTTGAAGAATCTCTTGGGGAACCAGCAGTTGAAGATCGAGGAGGTGTCAGTCGTAGAAGAAGAAGAACCTCCAGATCTGGACGCGCGACGCGACCGCTTGATCCAAGAGTACCAACAGGAAATGGAGAAGTTGAAGAACCTTCACGAGAATGAAAAGCACGAAAAGGAAAACGTCCTCAAGCAGATCCAGTCGATCAAAGAAGAATACGAGCAGAACATCCAGAAGCTCAACAGCGACATCCAAGAAAAGACGCAGAAGGAGCTGTGCAGCAAAGAGGAGATTCTGGGGAGGATCGAGGCGCTGAAGAAGGCGATGATCGGCGGGGAGAAAGCCAACGACCAGGAGCTGTCCGAAAGGAGGAAGCGCAAGAAAATGGCGGCGGAGAGGCGCGCCAGCGTGATCGCGCACCTCTTGGCGAAGATCGACATGAACGAAGACAGGGAGATCCTTCACAATCAGTACAAGGACATCAGCCAGGAGTTGAACTTGAAGACGGAGGCTCTCCGGAGGTACAGACACAAAGTGAAGAGCCTGGAGAAGGAGATTTCGGACATCCAGAGCGAGTTCGAGACCGAGAGGCAGGACTACCTGGAGACGATCAGGAAGCAGGACCAGAACATCAAGTTGCTGTCGCAGGTTGCGGAGAAGATGGCGAGTACCATGAAGAAGGAGTGCAACTACAG CGATCTGGAGACCATCAAGGAGGAGGCGGTGTGGCTGGAGGAGTCCCAGAGGTACAAACTCCCCGAAGTGATAACCCCGCGGACCAAACTGCCGCCCCCAG GACAGAACCACAATCGAATGTCGGCGGGAGAGCTCGAG AAACTGGAAAAGTCCGAGAAGGAGGACATCATAGGAAGCTACTTCGCTCCGACGACGAAGAGGGCGGCCGAGCTGTTGAGTCAGTCGTCGAGACTCGACGCcaatcgagtcttcaacaCCTGGAGAG GCTCCGTCACGTTCACAGATTTCGCCAGGAGGAACAAGCCCAAGTCTACGGAAGACCACGAAGGGGGCCGGCCCGGCAGACCCCCGAACCTGAGTGGCAGCTTCAATAACCTGTGGCTGAACG GGGCAGAGGGAACCTCGAGGAAGCCTCTACGACTTGAAGCGTTGCCAAACATCGATAGTCATCGTAGCAGAAATCAAAGACTAAACTCGTTGGACTTTTTGTAA